Proteins encoded together in one Aminipila butyrica window:
- a CDS encoding response regulator transcription factor: MMYKLLIAEDEELERIALKKIIESNFSNINVVNSAKNGEEAVNLARTYMPDILLIDIRMPVKNGIEAHKQIIKFHPTIKTIIITAHSEFVYAQEAIKYNVYDFLLKPVSPSVICNCIQSIISSTDKITTTVETPFSQEIINQCLNIIELNYLNDLSLADIAQQVHLSEKYFSRYFKCKTGHTFTQYVQMLKINRAKTLLLNPNMPIFRIAMDLKFSDSAYFTKVFFKHEGLTPRQYRQQYVSNKL; encoded by the coding sequence ATGATGTATAAACTTTTAATTGCTGAAGATGAAGAGTTAGAAAGAATAGCGCTGAAGAAGATTATTGAGTCTAACTTTTCCAATATTAACGTTGTTAATTCTGCTAAAAATGGAGAAGAAGCAGTCAACCTGGCTCGGACCTATATGCCGGATATTCTCTTGATTGATATTCGTATGCCCGTAAAAAATGGTATTGAAGCGCATAAACAAATAATAAAATTTCATCCTACTATTAAAACCATTATTATTACTGCTCATAGTGAGTTTGTTTACGCACAAGAAGCTATTAAATACAATGTTTACGATTTCTTGCTAAAGCCGGTTTCGCCAAGCGTCATATGTAACTGCATTCAATCTATTATTTCTTCGACTGATAAAATTACTACGACTGTTGAAACACCTTTTAGTCAGGAGATTATTAATCAATGTCTCAATATCATTGAATTAAATTACTTGAATGACTTAAGTTTAGCCGATATCGCACAGCAGGTTCATTTAAGTGAGAAGTATTTTAGTAGATATTTTAAATGTAAAACGGGTCATACCTTTACGCAATATGTTCAAATGCTCAAAATTAATCGGGCAAAAACACTTTTGCTTAATCCTAATATGCCGATTTTTCGAATTGCAATGGATTTAAAATTTTCTGATTCTGCTTATTTTACAAAAGTATTTTTTAAACATGAAGGGCTCACACCAAGACAGTACCGACAGCAATACGTATCTAATAAGTTATAA
- a CDS encoding pseudouridine-5'-phosphate glycosidase: protein MNTWNKHLDVAPEVQEALAAGKPVVALESTIISHGMPYPQNVETALQVEKIIRDQGAVPATIAIIEGRLKVGITPEEIDYLGKKGLEVTKASRRDVPVLVAAKKDGATTVATTMILAAMAGVKVFATGGIGGVHRGAEVTMDISADLEELGMTPVMVVCAGAKSILDLGLTLEYLETKGVPVIGYQTKTLPAFYTRDSAFDVDYRMETPKEIADAWTAKLDLEMKGGMLVTNPIPQEYAMDSAYINKCIEEAVEEAKEKGIKGKETTPFLLAKIKEITGGESLDANIQLVFNNAKLAAQIAGEMFK from the coding sequence ATGAATACATGGAACAAACATTTAGATGTAGCCCCTGAGGTGCAGGAGGCTTTAGCGGCAGGTAAGCCAGTGGTAGCGCTGGAATCTACTATTATTTCTCATGGCATGCCTTATCCTCAAAATGTGGAAACGGCTTTGCAAGTGGAAAAGATTATCCGTGATCAAGGAGCCGTTCCGGCTACGATCGCTATCATAGAGGGACGCTTGAAGGTGGGCATCACCCCAGAGGAAATTGATTACTTAGGTAAGAAAGGCCTGGAAGTGACCAAAGCTAGTCGGAGAGACGTGCCTGTGCTGGTGGCAGCAAAGAAAGATGGTGCGACTACTGTAGCGACAACGATGATTCTAGCAGCTATGGCAGGCGTTAAAGTCTTTGCCACAGGAGGAATCGGCGGTGTTCACCGAGGAGCAGAGGTAACTATGGACATTTCGGCTGACCTGGAAGAGCTGGGGATGACGCCAGTAATGGTTGTCTGCGCAGGAGCTAAGTCTATTTTGGATTTGGGCCTGACTTTGGAATACCTGGAAACGAAGGGGGTTCCGGTGATTGGCTATCAGACAAAGACGCTGCCGGCATTCTACACCAGAGACAGTGCCTTTGACGTGGACTATCGCATGGAGACACCGAAGGAGATCGCAGATGCTTGGACAGCCAAACTGGATTTAGAGATGAAAGGTGGCATGTTGGTGACTAACCCGATTCCACAGGAATATGCTATGGATTCAGCTTACATCAATAAGTGTATTGAAGAAGCAGTGGAAGAAGCTAAAGAAAAGGGTATCAAGGGTAAAGAGACCACACCATTCCTGCTGGCTAAGATTAAGGAGATTACCGGCGGGGAAAGTTTGGACGCCAACATTCAGCTGGTATTCAATAACGCTAAGCTGGCAGCTCAGATTGCTGGAGAGATGTTTAAATAA
- the yfcE gene encoding phosphodiesterase: MKIMIASDIHGSAYYCQKLVEAYREEGAEKLLLLGDILYHGPRNDLPRDYDPKKVIAMLNSMSREILCVRGNCEAEVDQMVLNFPVLADYFILYLGRRMLYATHGHQFNPDNLPPLNKGDILLNGHTHVPKCVGYGEGGQIDYIYMNPGSVSIPKENSPQSYMLLEGNRFTWRDFQGNDYMEYNLK; encoded by the coding sequence ATGAAAATAATGATCGCATCGGACATACACGGCTCGGCTTACTACTGTCAGAAACTAGTAGAAGCCTACAGAGAAGAAGGGGCAGAAAAGTTATTGCTGTTGGGAGATATACTCTACCATGGCCCCCGAAATGATTTGCCGCGGGACTACGACCCGAAAAAGGTCATCGCCATGCTCAACAGCATGAGCCGGGAAATCCTCTGTGTTCGGGGAAACTGTGAGGCAGAGGTGGACCAGATGGTACTGAATTTTCCAGTATTAGCCGATTATTTCATCCTCTATCTGGGTCGTCGGATGTTATACGCTACCCACGGTCACCAGTTCAATCCAGACAATCTGCCCCCATTGAATAAGGGAGACATCCTTCTCAATGGGCATACCCATGTTCCTAAATGTGTAGGCTATGGAGAAGGCGGTCAGATTGACTATATTTACATGAATCCAGGTTCCGTGTCCATACCGAAAGAAAATAGCCCTCAGAGCTATATGTTGTTGGAAGGCAACCGGTTCACCTGGAGGGATTTCCAAGGAAACGATTACATGGAATACAACTTAAAATAA
- the tuf gene encoding elongation factor Tu: MAKQKFERTKPHVNIGTIGHVDHGKTTLTAAITKTLNQRYGLGQKVDFDMIDKAPEERERGITISTSHVEYETPNRHYAHVDCPGHADYVKNMITGAAQMDGAILVCAATDGPMPQTREHILLSRQVGVPYILVFLNKCDMVDDEELLDLVEMEVRELLDEYEFPGDDTPIIRGSALGALENPEGPWGDKIVELFEAVDSYIPEPERDNDKPFIMPVEDVFSITGRGTVATGRVERGMLKVGDEVEIIGLTEERRKVVVTGIEMFRKLLDQAETGDNIGALLRGVQRTEIERGQVLCAPGTIHPHTKFTSEVYVLKKEEGGRHTPFFNGYRPQFYFRTTDVTGDLQLPEGTEMCMPGDNIQMTITLITPIAIEEGLRFAIREGGRTVGSGVVASVIE; this comes from the coding sequence ATGGCAAAGCAGAAATTTGAGAGAACAAAGCCACATGTAAATATCGGAACGATAGGTCACGTAGACCACGGTAAGACGACACTTACAGCAGCCATCACAAAGACATTAAACCAGAGATATGGTTTAGGTCAGAAGGTTGACTTTGATATGATCGACAAGGCGCCAGAAGAAAGAGAGAGAGGTATCACGATCTCTACTTCTCACGTAGAATATGAAACACCGAACAGACACTACGCACACGTAGACTGTCCGGGACATGCTGACTATGTAAAGAACATGATCACAGGAGCAGCACAGATGGATGGAGCAATCCTGGTTTGTGCAGCAACAGACGGACCAATGCCACAGACAAGAGAGCACATTCTGCTGTCCAGACAGGTAGGCGTACCGTATATCCTGGTATTCTTAAACAAGTGTGACATGGTAGACGACGAAGAACTGTTAGACTTAGTAGAAATGGAAGTGAGAGAGCTTCTTGACGAATACGAATTCCCAGGAGATGATACACCAATCATCAGAGGATCCGCACTGGGTGCATTAGAAAATCCAGAAGGACCATGGGGAGACAAGATTGTAGAACTGTTTGAAGCAGTAGACTCCTACATTCCAGAGCCAGAGAGAGACAACGACAAGCCGTTCATCATGCCGGTAGAAGACGTATTCTCTATCACAGGACGTGGTACAGTAGCAACAGGAAGAGTAGAGCGAGGAATGCTGAAGGTAGGCGATGAAGTAGAAATCATCGGACTGACAGAAGAGAGAAGAAAAGTAGTTGTAACAGGTATCGAAATGTTCAGAAAGCTGTTAGATCAGGCTGAAACAGGAGATAACATCGGAGCGTTGCTGAGAGGAGTACAGAGAACTGAAATCGAAAGAGGCCAGGTACTGTGCGCACCAGGAACAATCCACCCACACACAAAGTTCACTTCTGAGGTATATGTACTGAAGAAGGAAGAAGGTGGAAGACACACTCCATTCTTCAACGGATACAGACCACAGTTCTATTTCAGAACAACAGACGTAACAGGAGATTTACAGTTACCAGAAGGAACAGAGATGTGCATGCCTGGAGATAACATCCAGATGACCATCACACTGATCACACCAATCGCTATCGAAGAAGGACTGCGGTTCGCTATTCGTGAAGGTGGAAGAACAGTAGGTTCCGGCGTTGTAGCTTCCGTTATCGAGTAA